In Pseudomonadota bacterium, the genomic window ACATGCTACATTAAACAATAATTTAAGGAAGGAAAGATGGCTGATGGCCTGGTGCTGGTAACTAAATAGAGGAGGAAGACATGAAAATTAAAAGAAAAATAGTGGAAATAGACAGAGAACGTTGCAATGGCTGTGGGCAATGTGTATCTGCCTGTGCCGAGGGGGCGATTGAATTAATAGACGGTAAGGCTAAACTTATATCCGATAAATACTGCGACGGGCTTGCCGCCTGTTTGGGAGAATGCCCGGAGGGAGCTATTAAAATCACAGAAAGGGAGGCAGAAACCTTTGACCCTGAGGCAGTAGAACACCACCTCAAACACAAAGAAGATTTTCAAATACTCACCACTCACCACTCAACACTCAACGCTGAAGTATTACCCTGTGGTTGTCCTTCAACCCATATACAGATGTTTTCCTCCCCCTGTAAAGAAGCAAATCAACCTGTTTCCCAAAAGAATACCATCTCAGCCCTCACACACTGGCCAGTCCAGATAAAACTTGTACCTCCAACTGCTCCATTCCTCAAGGGGGCTCATATCCTCGTAGCCGCAGATTGTACACCTGTTGCCTATCCAAACTTTCATAGTGATTTCCTGAAGGGCAGGATAGTATTAATTGGGTGCCCTAAATTTGATAACACTGAAGAATACGTCAATAAATTTGCAGAGATTTTTAAGCTTGCCAATATTCAGAATGTGACTGTCCTGACTATGGAAGTTCCCTGCTGTTCAAAGCTGCCAGCTATTATCCGGCAAGGGATGGAGATTGCCGGGAAAAATATCCCGAT contains:
- a CDS encoding 4Fe-4S binding protein encodes the protein MKIKRKIVEIDRERCNGCGQCVSACAEGAIELIDGKAKLISDKYCDGLAACLGECPEGAIKITEREAETFDPEAVEHHLKHKEDFQILTTHHSTLNAEVLPCGCPSTHIQMFSSPCKEANQPVSQKNTISALTHWPVQIKLVPPTAPFLKGAHILVAADCTPVAYPNFHSDFLKGRIVLIGCPKFDNTEEYVNKFAEIFKLANIQNVTVLTMEVPCCSKLPAIIRQGMEIAGKNIPMEVIVSTRGKIL